One Labrus mixtus chromosome 22, fLabMix1.1, whole genome shotgun sequence genomic window carries:
- the LOC132956290 gene encoding uncharacterized protein LOC132956290, protein MRSFDGISKKMNSSMFSFILILLHHLITFGRSDDVSFSICWMAKDNVLERQNGNIWLNETSVKSIGRAGKLTSLTLSPAVETKLTLKYGDSVQAWTFRIAPGTWFTKVKGMQQPQNKPTSFTKSTLDMMSPDEVFACELGTIFFHQDEHFFLTIGHTRRLPVRLESRTTSSLMVSWVDSGGAVSSTVTLHHTELGSYQTLSTDTSTDSSYHFTALHSCSLYVACVDVAGSQTSTCLSTFTDPDFPRNFKVSAWNSRSISLSWDFPENHKFSLFLVTAYFLNSANHIVKKLPLWHKEDNFEFTLSDLEPCSRVTFGLQAVCQAGMETRYSKMVRNDGNSGHSNIQVLRQTAFDSDNYTLSWQVRNSSSISMFRVHHQGALQGTTLLTDYTVGGLQPCQHYQAKVEALCGDSVIMSTKTIETHTGPHSVSELRYRANDSTVHWTSITRSQRAVTFLYELSLENGPIIKSSRVSNTELQLPGLEEGKNYVLDVWEECDGLWESEHSELCFVGTNSYTELLLMADESALHLDLEMDMSTMGLTMVLPWSLHEDLQDDVSEPKAKMGEIVKDKLQNLLKDFHLPARIELATFEPADEPNETEVLFMSFDASKADEDVPLSVDDQLDFIHSLNSTNFTVADGAIYWHGPDLCASSKHALCPPKSLCINTLGSYMCVCRHGYYDVSALIKHRAVSSPHCNEKGLFSQCLDKLLSGGIAKPYLTSHLGGAVDVKLNDGRCSVEESEMFYYFSTSRNSSECGTERQVNKTHIEYQNTVAVSLNKEHTISRRDLKVVWKCVYPRHYVRNAHVGVDKKWLSSLSLVEFNSSLELGLNMSLFTDLTFTDSYRDTISLDPEDTLFLQVALQTHNSFASDVLLQVESCWATESPNPQDDVQGLLLHDGCPVDHMLHWLSVNGAAQQSRFSVQVFTMPQRLPIYIHCLANICGHDEDCEKKCTAEQRRKRSASQVDRTGKRAAVVSAGPLLINKKLKTGTTPSSWAEHMMVIFVVAGSIGFLGVTVLSVSATKAIMAYYERLRLQ, encoded by the exons atgcgCTCCTTTGACGgaatttcaaagaaaat GAACTCctcaatgttttctttcatcttAATACTGCTGCATCATTTGATTACGTTTG GACGAAGCGACGACGTTTCCTTCTCTATATGCTGGATGGCCAAAGACAATGTTCTGGAGAG GCAGAATGGAAACATATGGCTGAATGAAACATCAGTCAAATCCATCGGCAGGGCGGGTAAATTAACCTCCCTGACCCTGTCTCCAGCTGTGGAAACCAAGCTAACACTTAAGTATGGAGACTCCGTTCAGGCGTGGACTTTCAGAATCGCCCCTG GTACATGGTTCACTAAAGTCAAAGGCATGCAGCAACCACAGAACAAACCAACAAGTTTCACTAAG AGCACCCTGGATATGATGAGTCCAGACGAGGTGTTTGCGTGTGAACTTGGTACAATATTCTTCCACCAGGATGAACACTTCTTCCTCACTATTG GTCACACAAGACGTCTCCCTGTCAGGCTGGAGTCCAGGACCACCTCCTCTCTGATGGTGTCCTGGGTGGACAGCGGTGGAGCTGTCAGCAGTACTGTGACCCTGCACCACACTGAACTGGGTTCCTATCAGACCCTCAGCACGGACACATCCACCGACAGCAGCTACCACTTCACAGCTCTCCACTCGTGCAGCCTGTATGTGGCCTGTGTGGACGTAGCAGGCTCTCAGACCTCCACCTGCCTCTCTACTTTTACAG ACCCAGACTTTCCCAGAAACTTCAAGGTTTCAGCGTGGAACAGCCGCAGCATATCTTTGTCCTGGGACTTTCCCGAGAACCACAAGTTCTCCCTCTTCTTAGTCACCGCCTATTTCCTCAACAGTGCCAACCACATTGTAAAGAAGTTGCCCCTGTGGCACAAAGAGGACAACTTTGAGTTCACCCTGTCTGACCTGGAGCCCTGCAGCAGGGTGACGTTTGGCCTGCAGGCGGTTTGTCAGGCAGGGATGGAGACCCGCTACAGCAAGATGGTCCGAAATGATGGCAACTCTG GTCACTCTAACATCCAGGTCTTGCGTCAGACAGCGTTCGACTCCGACAACTACACCCTGAGCTGGCAAGTGAGGAACAGCTCATCCATCTCCATGTTCAGAgttcaccaccagggggcactGCAGGGCACCACGCTCCTCACGGACTACACTGTGGGGGGGCTGCAACCATGCCAACATTACCAAGCCAAGGTGGAGGCGCTATGTGGGGACAGCGTCATCATGAGCACCAAGACGATCGAAACTCACACAG GACCTCACAGCGTGTCCGAGCTCAGGTATCGCGCCAACGACTCCACTGTCCATTGGACGTCCATCACCAGGAGCCAGCGAGCGGTGACCTTCTTATACGAGCTCTCTCTGGAGAACGGCCCCATCATCAAGAGCAGCAGAGTGAGCAACACAGAGCTCCAACTCCCGGGGCTGGAGGAGGGGAAGAACTACGTCCTGGATGTGTGGGAGGAATGTGACGGACTGTGGGAGTCTGAACACTCTGAGTTGTGTTTCGTGGGAACAAATTCATACACGGAGCTCCTGTTGATGGCCGATGAGTCTGCTCTGCATCTAG ATCTGGAGATGGACATGTCTACGATGGGTCTCACCATGGTCCTGCCCTGGTCTTTGCATGAGGATCTGCAGGACGACGTGTCAGAACCAAAAGCTAAAATGGGGGAGATTGTCAAAGACAAG cTGCAGAATCTTTTGAAGGACTTCCATCTGCCGGCTCGCATTGAGCTCGCCACCTTTGAACCTGCAGATGAGCCAAACGAAACAGAGGTTCTGTTTATGTCTTTCGATGCATCCAAAGCTGATGAAGACGTGCCTCTGTCTGTAGACGATCAGCTGGATTTCATTCATTCTCTGAATTCAACAAACTTCACTGTAGCAGACGGCGCCATTTACTGGCATG GTCCAGATCTGTGTGCCTCCTCTAAGCACGCTTTATGTCCCCCTAAATCTCTGTGCATCAACACTCTGGGCtcctacatgtgtgtgtgccgaCACGGCTACTACGACGTGAGCGCTTTGATCAAACATCGTGCAGTTTCAAGTCCACACTGCAATG AGAAAGGTCTTTTCAGCCAGTGTCTGGATAAACTGTTGAGTGGAGGAATAGCCAAACCTTACCTGACGTCTCACCTGGGCGGGGCGGTGGACGTGAAGCTGAACGATGGTCGCTGCTCCGTGGAGGAGAGCGAGATGTTCTACTACTTCAGCACCTCACGGAATTCCTCTGAATGTGGAACGGAGAGGCAG GTGAACAAAACCCACATCGAGTACCAGAACACTGTGGCTGTGTCCTTGAATAAAGAGCACACCATCAGCCGGAGGGATCTCAAGGTCGTCTGGAAGTGTGTCTACCCCCGGCATTATGTCCGTAACGCACATGTCGGAGTGGACAAGAAGTG gctctcctctctctccctggtggAGTTCAACTCTTCTCTGGAGCTGGGCCTGAACATGAGCTTGTTCACTGACCTGACGTTCACCGACAGCTACAGGGACACCATCAGCCTGGATCCTGAGGACACGCTGTTCCTTCAGGTGGCCCTGCAGACGCACAACTCGTTCGCTTCAGACGTGCTGCTGCAGGTGGAATCGTGCTGGGCCACTGAGAGCCCTAACCCACAGGACGACGTGCAGGGTCTACTTCTTCATGATGG CTGTCCCGTTGACCACATGCTGCACTGGCTCTCTGTAAACGGCGCGGCCCAGCAGAGCAGGTTTTCTGTTCAGGTGTTCACCATGCCCCAGCGGCTGCCGATCTACATTCACTGCCTGGCCAACATATGTGGACATGATGAGGACTGTGAAAAG AAGTGCACCGCGGAGCAGCGCAGGAAGAGGTCAGCGAGTCAGGTTGACAGAACGGGTAAGCGGGCTGCTGTCGTGTCTGCTGGACCTCTGCTGATCAACAAGAAGCTGAAAACAGGAACCACACCATCGTCCT GGGCGGAGCACATGATGGTCATCTTCGTTGTGGCTGGATCGATAGGCTTTCTGGGAGTGACTGTACTCTCAGTGAGTGCGACCAAAGCCATCATGGCGTACTATGAAAGACTACGACTACAATAA